A region of Campylobacter armoricus DNA encodes the following proteins:
- a CDS encoding TlpA family protein disulfide reductase, with protein MKFKILLMVFSMFFLFSCSNDKKNSTVENSDNSSLSQSNNINFTLKFIDGRKMFIKSYEQGFSFDDNSKAKLFVFFTTWCAPCKAQIPHLNNLQKKYQDRFEVIALSLEENKNQEVIDFIQENKMNFPVALGENNFIFSKILNVNAIPTMVLFDTNGEKIKEYLGMIPEEMLDIDIQKVIM; from the coding sequence TTGAAATTTAAAATTTTGTTAATGGTTTTTTCTATGTTTTTTTTATTTTCATGTTCAAATGATAAAAAAAATTCAACTGTTGAAAATTCAGATAATTCAAGTCTATCTCAAAGCAATAATATTAATTTTACTTTAAAATTCATTGATGGTAGAAAAATGTTTATTAAAAGTTATGAGCAAGGTTTTAGTTTTGATGATAATTCTAAAGCAAAATTGTTTGTATTTTTTACTACTTGGTGTGCTCCATGTAAAGCACAAATTCCTCATTTAAATAATTTGCAAAAAAAATATCAAGATAGATTCGAAGTTATAGCACTATCTTTAGAGGAAAATAAAAATCAAGAAGTAATTGATTTTATACAAGAAAATAAAATGAATTTTCCGGTAGCTTTAGGGGAAAATAATTTTATTTTTTCTAAAATTTTAAATGTTAATGCTATTCCAACTATGGTATTATTTGATACTAACGGGGAAAAAATTAAAGAATATTTAGGAATGATTCCTGAAGAAATGTTAGATATAGATATACAAAAAGTGATAATGTAA
- a CDS encoding 5-formyltetrahydrofolate cyclo-ligase, whose translation MIKNSFRVEQKNKLKQKLNYQYKQDFLVYKEIKKILKFYKNCKNILIYIPLKYEVNLYKYRHFLAKKYQIFVPFMQDKSLKVVKLRLALDKKSFGVYEPKNSFLQTQIDVAIIPVIGVDANLGRVGHGQGFYDRFFESISYKKPLVIFTQIIDARSHQFFSQNHDIKGNFYINPYKKYFRKVKNNDRNISRINSRFYRRRDWICSRQKD comes from the coding sequence TTGATAAAAAATAGTTTTAGAGTAGAACAAAAAAATAAGCTCAAACAAAAATTAAACTACCAATACAAACAGGATTTTTTAGTCTATAAAGAAATAAAGAAAATACTCAAATTTTATAAAAATTGTAAGAATATTCTTATATATATTCCTTTAAAATACGAAGTAAATCTTTATAAATATAGGCATTTTCTAGCAAAAAAATATCAAATTTTTGTTCCATTTATGCAAGATAAAAGTTTAAAGGTAGTAAAATTAAGATTAGCTCTTGATAAAAAGAGTTTTGGGGTATATGAACCAAAAAATTCTTTTTTACAAACTCAAATAGATGTAGCAATCATTCCTGTTATAGGTGTTGATGCAAATTTAGGTAGAGTGGGTCATGGTCAAGGCTTCTATGATAGGTTTTTCGAATCAATTTCTTATAAAAAACCTTTAGTTATTTTTACACAAATAATAGATGCAAGAAGTCATCAATTTTTTAGTCAAAACCATGATATAAAAGGGAATTTTTATATAAACCCTTATAAAAAATATTTTAGGAAAGTAAAAAACAATGATAGAAATATTAGTCGCATTAATAGCCGTTTTTATAGGCGCAGGGATTGGATATGTAGTCGCCAAAAAGATTAA
- the rny gene encoding ribonuclease Y has translation MIEILVALIAVFIGAGIGYVVAKKINDANFNIFLEQAKAKAKAIEYEAELVLKDAKNSVAEAEFSAKKKFDEKLQKLQKEHSSKIEDLNKKEQFLNHQEKLHEESKNKLIKEKQDMKALIEENENLKHKYTQKLNDVLKILEHSAGLTQEEAKTIILQKTEEKSRDEIAHIVRKYEEEARNEAKRKANFILAQATSRFAGEFAAERLINVVNIKNDELKGRIIGKEGRNVKTLEMVLGVDIIIDDTPGAIIVSCFNLYRRAIATKVIELLVEDGRIQPARIEEIHEKVCKDFEDNILEEGQTIVMDLGLNQIHPEIVKLIGKLRYRASYGQNALAHSLEVAHLAGIIAAECGGDEKLARRAGILHDIGKALTHEFEGSHVDLGAELCKRYKEHPVVINAIYAHHGHEDATSIESAAVCTADTLSAARPGARREVLEAFLKRVSELEDIAKSKEGVKKAYAINAGREIRVIVNAKLINDDESILLAKEIAEEIQEKVQYPGEIKVNVIREIRAIDFAR, from the coding sequence ATGATAGAAATATTAGTCGCATTAATAGCCGTTTTTATAGGCGCAGGGATTGGATATGTAGTCGCCAAAAAGATTAATGATGCAAATTTCAATATCTTTTTAGAGCAAGCAAAAGCAAAAGCAAAAGCTATAGAATACGAAGCTGAATTAGTTCTTAAAGATGCAAAAAATTCTGTGGCTGAAGCTGAATTTAGTGCAAAGAAAAAATTTGATGAAAAATTACAAAAACTTCAAAAAGAGCATTCTAGTAAAATAGAAGATTTAAACAAAAAAGAACAATTTTTAAATCATCAAGAAAAACTTCACGAAGAAAGTAAAAATAAACTCATCAAAGAAAAACAAGATATGAAAGCCTTGATAGAAGAAAATGAGAATTTAAAGCACAAATATACTCAAAAACTCAATGATGTTTTAAAAATTCTTGAACACTCAGCTGGACTTACTCAAGAAGAAGCTAAAACTATAATCTTACAAAAAACCGAAGAAAAATCAAGAGATGAAATCGCACATATAGTTAGAAAATACGAAGAAGAAGCGAGAAATGAAGCTAAGAGAAAGGCTAATTTTATTTTAGCTCAAGCTACTTCAAGATTTGCTGGAGAATTTGCAGCTGAAAGACTTATAAATGTAGTAAATATCAAAAATGATGAATTAAAAGGACGCATTATAGGTAAAGAAGGCAGAAATGTAAAAACTTTAGAAATGGTTTTAGGAGTAGATATTATCATAGATGATACACCTGGGGCAATTATAGTAAGTTGCTTTAACCTTTATAGACGCGCAATAGCCACCAAAGTAATAGAACTTTTAGTAGAAGATGGAAGAATCCAGCCTGCGAGAATAGAAGAAATTCATGAAAAAGTTTGTAAAGATTTTGAAGATAATATCCTAGAAGAAGGGCAAACTATAGTAATGGATTTAGGATTAAATCAAATTCATCCTGAAATTGTTAAATTAATAGGAAAATTAAGATATAGAGCAAGTTATGGACAAAATGCACTAGCTCATTCTTTAGAAGTAGCCCACTTAGCAGGTATAATCGCAGCTGAATGCGGTGGAGATGAAAAACTCGCAAGAAGAGCTGGAATTTTACACGATATAGGCAAAGCCCTAACGCATGAATTTGAAGGTTCTCATGTGGATTTAGGTGCTGAGCTTTGTAAAAGATATAAAGAACACCCAGTGGTAATTAATGCAATTTATGCTCATCATGGCCACGAAGATGCTACAAGTATAGAATCAGCAGCAGTTTGTACAGCAGATACACTAAGTGCAGCTAGACCTGGTGCAAGACGCGAAGTTTTAGAAGCTTTCTTAAAAAGAGTTAGCGAGCTTGAAGATATAGCAAAAAGTAAAGAAGGGGTTAAAAAAGCATATGCAATTAATGCTGGTAGAGAAATTAGAGTCATAGTCAATGCAAAATTAATCAATGATGATGAATCTATACTTTTGGCTAAAGAAATTGCTGAAGAAATTCAAGAAAAAGTTCAATATCCTGGTGAAATTAAAGTTAATGTTATCAGGGAAATAAGAGCTATTGATTTTGCAAGATAA
- a CDS encoding DedA family protein → MQEMIDNLSTYGYLILFFYSFGGGMVAILAAGVLCASSTKLDLHLCIFLAFLANTIGSTLLFVLGKYYKKDIMPYFKNHRRKIALAMIKIKKYGDLLLVVQKFIYGVKTIIPIAAGLCKFSFIRFFIINTLASLIWAIVLGYAGFIFGNTLKEAFEVFSNYPYIAPIFIITLILIIWLYLSRFSRKK, encoded by the coding sequence ATGCAAGAAATGATAGATAATCTTAGCACTTATGGTTATTTGATTTTATTTTTTTACTCATTTGGTGGAGGTATGGTAGCTATACTTGCTGCTGGAGTGCTTTGTGCAAGTTCTACTAAACTTGATTTACATTTATGTATTTTTTTAGCTTTTTTAGCTAATACAATAGGTTCAACTTTACTTTTTGTTTTAGGAAAATACTATAAAAAAGACATAATGCCTTATTTTAAAAACCATAGAAGAAAAATTGCTCTTGCAATGATAAAAATCAAAAAATACGGGGACCTGCTTTTAGTAGTACAAAAATTTATCTATGGGGTAAAGACTATTATTCCTATAGCAGCAGGTCTTTGCAAATTTAGCTTTATAAGATTTTTCATCATCAATACTTTAGCTAGTTTGATTTGGGCTATAGTTTTAGGTTATGCTGGTTTTATTTTTGGAAATACTTTAAAAGAAGCTTTTGAGGTATTTTCTAATTATCCTTATATAGCACCTATTTTTATAATCACTTTAATCCTTATAATATGGTTATATCTATCACGCTTTTCTAGGAAAAAATGA
- a CDS encoding ComEC/Rec2 family competence protein has product MSLKFSIKDSYREFFILFLCFICVFGINLSYEYKKYQNFKISKHLLLKDNVVLSSYYKTNKKGKKYQVLKLKNSDFVFYTTNFKELNISKNDVLNLRIITKNINFKDYLSKSFFAPSYDFNITKTKKEKVIVEYFLNQHHNEKTKEFFGALFFAKNISYELRNDVNYYGIAHLIAISGYHLGLLFAFCFFILAPLYAFFQKHYFPYRSLKLDLSIFCFFLLFLYIFLIDFTPSYTRALCMALFGFYLLSRGIKILSFKFLFLSIILCISIFPRLLFSVGFLFSSLGVFYIYLYLYHFKNNFSNLIHIVLLNLWTFLAMIIPVLYFFPLLSFQQFLAIPLSAIFIIFYPLVLFLHLISYGNLLDGYLLNFFEIKFYSINFSISFKYYILYLILSFIAILHKNLALFVVSLGFIPFIFLI; this is encoded by the coding sequence ATGAGTTTAAAATTCTCTATAAAAGATTCTTATAGAGAATTTTTTATTTTATTTTTATGCTTTATATGTGTCTTTGGTATTAATTTAAGTTATGAATATAAAAAATATCAAAACTTTAAAATTTCAAAGCATTTATTATTAAAAGATAATGTAGTTTTATCAAGTTATTATAAAACAAATAAAAAAGGTAAAAAATATCAAGTTTTAAAATTAAAAAACTCCGATTTTGTCTTTTATACCACTAATTTTAAAGAACTTAATATAAGCAAAAACGATGTATTAAATCTTAGAATTATTACTAAAAATATTAATTTTAAAGATTATCTTAGTAAAAGTTTTTTTGCGCCAAGTTATGATTTTAATATAACTAAAACAAAAAAAGAAAAAGTTATTGTGGAATATTTTTTAAATCAACATCATAATGAAAAAACAAAAGAATTTTTTGGAGCTTTATTTTTTGCAAAAAATATTTCTTATGAGCTTAGAAATGATGTCAATTACTATGGCATTGCACATTTAATAGCTATAAGTGGCTACCATTTAGGATTGTTATTTGCTTTTTGCTTTTTTATACTTGCTCCTTTATATGCCTTTTTTCAAAAACATTATTTTCCTTACAGAAGTTTAAAATTAGATCTTAGTATTTTTTGTTTTTTTCTTTTATTTTTATATATATTCTTAATAGACTTTACACCTTCATATACCAGGGCTTTATGTATGGCATTGTTTGGATTTTATCTACTAAGCAGGGGTATTAAAATTTTAAGCTTTAAATTTTTGTTTTTAAGCATTATTCTTTGCATAAGTATTTTTCCAAGATTACTTTTTAGTGTGGGGTTTTTATTTTCTAGTCTAGGTGTTTTTTACATTTATTTATATCTTTATCATTTTAAAAATAATTTTTCCAATTTAATTCATATAGTATTATTGAATTTATGGACATTTTTAGCAATGATTATCCCCGTATTATATTTTTTTCCTTTGTTAAGCTTCCAACAATTTTTAGCAATTCCATTGAGTGCTATATTTATTATATTTTATCCATTAGTATTATTTTTACATCTTATTTCTTATGGAAATTTGCTAGATGGATATTTATTAAATTTTTTTGAAATAAAATTTTATAGCATAAACTTTTCCATATCTTTTAAATACTACATATTATATTTAATTTTATCTTTTATTGCTATTTTACATAAAAATTTAGCTCTTTTTGTAGTTTCTCTTGGGTTTATTCCCTTTATTTTCTTGATTTAA
- a CDS encoding YihY/virulence factor BrkB family protein, with protein MNFKNLFKILLALRDKEILNYAAALSFYTILSLIPLLFLCFWVFTQIPSFEIYQEKIKNLIFTFLIPTQQDIIIQYINTFLKNSVNLGLIGLLAMALTSLAFFSGYDYVINKLLEEDSKSLWHSISSYWTLATLTPLGLGVSFYISGFIQKTLDEFNIALNLFEILPYVIIWALFFVSYSSSVSKKGDLKALLISSFGASVIWYISKMVFVYYAVYNKTYLNVYGSFSVILFFFLWIYISWIIYLLGLKTYLLLNQENKGNKPKRNYKKS; from the coding sequence ATGAATTTTAAAAACTTATTTAAAATTCTTTTAGCTTTAAGAGATAAAGAAATTTTAAATTATGCCGCAGCTTTGAGTTTTTATACTATTTTATCTTTAATACCACTTTTGTTTTTGTGTTTTTGGGTTTTTACTCAAATTCCAAGTTTTGAAATATATCAAGAAAAAATTAAAAATTTAATTTTTACTTTTTTAATCCCAACTCAACAAGATATAATCATACAATATATCAATACTTTTTTAAAAAATAGTGTTAATTTGGGTTTAATTGGACTTTTAGCTATGGCCTTAACTTCTTTAGCTTTTTTTTCAGGCTATGATTATGTTATTAATAAGCTTTTAGAGGAAGATTCCAAAAGTCTTTGGCATAGCATTAGCTCTTATTGGACACTAGCAACTTTAACTCCACTTGGACTTGGAGTGAGTTTTTATATTTCAGGTTTTATACAAAAAACTTTGGATGAATTTAATATTGCATTGAATCTTTTTGAGATTTTACCTTATGTGATTATTTGGGCTTTATTTTTTGTATCTTATTCAAGCTCTGTAAGTAAAAAAGGCGATTTAAAAGCCCTGTTGATTAGTTCTTTTGGGGCCTCTGTGATTTGGTATATTTCTAAGATGGTTTTTGTATATTATGCTGTATATAATAAAACTTATTTAAATGTATATGGTTCTTTTTCTGTAATTTTATTTTTCTTTTTATGGATTTATATTTCCTGGATTATTTATCTTTTAGGATTAAAAACTTATTTGCTTTTAAATCAAGAAAATAAAGGGAATAAACCCAAGAGAAACTACAAAAAGAGCTAA
- a CDS encoding FAD-linked oxidase C-terminal domain-containing protein: MQEIHQNFFKSLLGGQNAYFDPIHKRAYSYDATKKHYLPDGVLFPRDENDIAQILKYCNEHKIIVIPRGSGSGFTGGSLAINGGVVLSFEKHMNKILEIDLENLVAVVQPGVINMALQEKVKEYGLFYPPDPASMEYSSIGGNVSENAGGMRAAKYGITKDYVMALRAVLPNGEIIRAGKKTIKDVAGYNLAGILIASEGSLAVLSEITLKLVALPKFKKTAMGIFNSIDDAMNAVYKTLAKGVTPVSMEFLDQLSIQAIEQKFQKGLPIDAGAILIADVDGNVEEALEEDLKILQESFLESNVREFKIAKDEQEAIDIWFARRNCSQSIAMYGNLKLNEDITVPRSKLPELLRGITEISKKYGFKIPCFGHTGDGNVHTNVMVSDKNNVELVKKGYEAVEEVFKLTISLGGTLSGEHGIGISKAPFMKLAFSEAEMELMRNIKKAFDPNNILNPFKMGL; this comes from the coding sequence ATGCAAGAAATTCATCAAAATTTTTTCAAAAGTCTTTTAGGCGGACAAAATGCTTATTTTGATCCGATTCATAAAAGAGCTTATAGTTATGATGCAACAAAAAAACATTATTTACCAGATGGAGTACTCTTTCCGCGAGATGAAAATGATATTGCTCAAATTTTAAAATATTGTAATGAACATAAAATTATAGTTATTCCTAGAGGTTCAGGTAGTGGATTTACTGGTGGAAGCTTAGCTATTAATGGTGGTGTGGTATTAAGCTTTGAAAAGCATATGAATAAAATTTTAGAAATTGATCTTGAAAATTTAGTAGCAGTGGTTCAACCTGGTGTGATAAATATGGCTTTGCAAGAAAAAGTAAAAGAATATGGTTTATTTTATCCACCTGATCCTGCAAGTATGGAGTATTCTTCAATAGGAGGTAATGTCAGCGAAAATGCAGGAGGTATGAGAGCTGCTAAGTATGGTATAACTAAAGATTATGTAATGGCACTAAGAGCGGTTTTGCCTAATGGAGAAATCATTAGGGCAGGTAAAAAAACCATAAAAGATGTAGCAGGTTATAATTTAGCTGGAATTTTAATAGCAAGTGAAGGATCTTTAGCCGTGCTTAGCGAGATTACTTTAAAATTAGTTGCTTTACCTAAGTTTAAAAAAACAGCTATGGGGATTTTTAATAGTATTGATGATGCAATGAATGCAGTATATAAAACTTTAGCTAAAGGTGTAACTCCAGTTTCAATGGAATTTTTAGATCAATTAAGCATACAAGCTATAGAGCAAAAATTTCAAAAAGGATTGCCTATAGATGCAGGTGCGATTTTAATTGCTGATGTTGATGGTAATGTAGAAGAAGCTTTGGAGGAGGATTTAAAAATTTTACAAGAAAGCTTTTTAGAATCAAATGTAAGAGAATTTAAAATAGCAAAAGATGAGCAAGAGGCTATTGATATTTGGTTTGCAAGAAGAAATTGCTCTCAAAGTATAGCTATGTATGGAAATTTAAAGCTTAATGAAGATATAACGGTGCCGCGTTCAAAACTACCTGAGCTTTTAAGAGGCATAACCGAAATTTCTAAAAAATATGGTTTTAAAATACCTTGTTTTGGTCATACTGGTGATGGTAATGTGCATACTAATGTAATGGTAAGTGATAAAAATAATGTAGAATTAGTAAAAAAGGGTTATGAAGCAGTAGAAGAAGTGTTTAAACTTACTATATCTTTAGGTGGGACTTTAAGCGGGGAACATGGCATAGGTATTTCAAAAGCTCCCTTTATGAAGCTTGCTTTTAGCGAAGCTGAAATGGAATTGATGAGAAATATCAAAAAGGCTTTTGATCCAAATAATATACTCAATCCCTTTAAAATGGGACTTTGA
- a CDS encoding plasminogen-binding N-terminal domain-containing protein, whose protein sequence is MILILCCFLAFLQAKNFDLIQTKLEKVDDIYGYVKDDPKILLHSSGIVVHEIDTQKSIIARASVIGRENGYVKLEFKVFDMLAQDAMPLPNVLPQVGDKVILNYLYDRALIIAPDKSIYDFIAQKLNNLYFLHPDLFGAHMIQEYRQSPRRSDFRSFCSKNAVGLLVVALEKKAEIVDCQDFEKIQEFEIPKAKDLQIPFYSRITGYKSDIFSLNDEVIGNYYIYYEKLISLTREK, encoded by the coding sequence ATTATTTTAATACTTTGTTGTTTTTTAGCGTTTTTACAAGCTAAAAATTTTGATTTAATACAAACAAAACTTGAAAAAGTAGATGATATTTATGGTTATGTAAAAGATGATCCTAAAATTTTATTACATTCAAGTGGTATAGTAGTTCATGAAATTGATACCCAAAAATCTATTATTGCAAGAGCAAGTGTAATAGGGCGTGAGAATGGTTATGTTAAATTAGAATTTAAAGTTTTTGATATGTTAGCACAAGATGCAATGCCTTTACCAAATGTTTTGCCACAAGTTGGTGATAAGGTTATTTTAAATTATTTATATGATAGGGCATTGATTATAGCTCCTGATAAAAGCATATATGATTTTATTGCTCAAAAATTAAACAATCTTTACTTTTTACATCCTGATTTATTTGGTGCTCATATGATACAAGAGTATCGCCAAAGCCCAAGAAGATCAGATTTTAGATCGTTTTGTTCAAAAAATGCAGTAGGACTTTTAGTAGTTGCTTTAGAAAAAAAAGCTGAGATAGTTGATTGTCAAGATTTTGAAAAAATACAAGAGTTTGAAATTCCTAAAGCAAAGGATTTGCAAATTCCATTCTACTCAAGAATTACAGGTTATAAAAGTGATATTTTTAGCTTAAATGATGAAGTGATTGGGAATTATTATATATATTATGAAAAATTAATTAGCTTAACTAGAGAAAAATAA
- a CDS encoding peptidoglycan DD-metalloendopeptidase family protein — protein sequence MKRILISLLISIKLFAISSVEELSWENGKTLLDFLQDHSIPLNLYYSLDAEDKELSAEIASGIKYQMLKDEQGELEQVLIPISDDLQIHIYKNTENKFVLNFTPISYTKETRTLYVKINNSAYQDVYDESGSVTLARAMVRAFRNSVDFKKVKKGDSVVLIYEQKRRLGKLFGDISINAALANIRGKEYSVFLYKDSYYNAQGKELENFFLTKPVQYTRISDRFTRARYHPILKRYRAHLGIDYAAPTGTPVKSAGEGTISFIGNKGGYGKVVQVKHISGYMTLYAHLSRFAKIKRGQKVKQGQVIAYVGSTGMSTGPHLHFGLYFNNKAINPETIVKIPKSSLSGKNKEEFLKIAKTYENRLQNVNEDFKNPPKEQNIENFMEL from the coding sequence ATGAAAAGAATATTAATATCATTGCTTATTTCTATAAAGCTTTTTGCAATTTCAAGTGTCGAAGAACTTTCTTGGGAAAATGGTAAAACTTTACTTGATTTTTTACAAGATCATTCTATACCACTTAACTTATATTATAGCCTTGATGCAGAAGACAAAGAACTAAGTGCAGAAATTGCAAGTGGTATAAAATATCAAATGTTAAAAGATGAGCAAGGCGAACTTGAGCAAGTTTTAATCCCAATAAGTGATGATTTACAAATCCACATATATAAAAACACAGAAAATAAATTTGTACTTAATTTTACTCCTATTTCCTACACCAAAGAAACTAGAACTTTATATGTAAAAATCAACAATTCGGCTTATCAAGATGTTTATGATGAAAGCGGTAGTGTAACTTTAGCAAGAGCTATGGTGCGTGCTTTTAGAAATAGTGTAGATTTTAAAAAAGTAAAAAAAGGTGATAGTGTTGTTTTAATCTATGAGCAAAAAAGAAGACTAGGGAAGCTTTTTGGAGATATTAGTATTAACGCTGCTTTAGCAAACATCAGAGGAAAAGAATATTCAGTTTTTTTATATAAAGATTCTTATTATAACGCACAAGGAAAAGAGCTTGAAAATTTCTTTTTAACCAAACCTGTACAATACACAAGAATTTCAGATCGTTTTACTAGAGCAAGATATCATCCTATCTTGAAACGCTATAGAGCACACTTAGGTATTGATTATGCTGCACCTACTGGCACTCCTGTTAAAAGCGCAGGAGAGGGAACTATTAGTTTTATTGGTAATAAAGGTGGATATGGTAAAGTGGTGCAAGTAAAACATATATCAGGATATATGACTTTATATGCTCATCTTAGTCGTTTTGCTAAAATCAAACGAGGACAAAAAGTTAAACAAGGGCAAGTAATAGCTTATGTAGGATCTACTGGTATGAGTACTGGTCCGCATTTACATTTTGGACTTTATTTTAACAACAAAGCAATCAATCCCGAAACTATAGTAAAAATTCCAAAATCAAGTTTAAGTGGTAAAAATAAAGAAGAATTTTTAAAAATAGCAAAAACATATGAAAATCGCTTGCAAAATGTTAATGAAGATTTTAAAAATCCACCAAAAGAGCAAAATATAGAAAATTTTATGGAGCTTTGA
- the mgtE gene encoding magnesium transporter: MFNDFLEAQELLKNISKDQSTYEINEALKTIKKHNEDLYLQTLKSFDTSTLANVATITPDHILEDILEHLSITKIAKMVEELESDDATDLIKRFEELNSEKTLAILNRLSSEDKEEILRLKNYDENTAGAYMQTEIFTASIDESIEKAIKRYRILKHSGQVNQIFQIYIIDGNGKLCNSINLSDLLLWDFKLSFADIIKNNSEKYKSYCIKDYEDIQKAIDIVEDYDLSVLAVINDNGVLLGRITYDDIHDLIQENATEQIYNLAGVDADVEEESAFKAAKARAFWLMINLTTSLISANIISLFSGEIEKLVALAVLMPIVASMGGNTGSQALAVTVRKLSLNEVEFKDAKKVILRESGISLLNGLIFAIIMSIIAFIWFKTALLGLVIALSMLINLALAGFVGSFVPLTLKKFKIDPAVGSSVVITAITDGLGFFSFLLLAKMILL, translated from the coding sequence ATGTTTAATGATTTTTTAGAAGCACAAGAACTTTTAAAAAATATATCTAAAGACCAAAGCACTTATGAGATTAATGAAGCTTTAAAAACCATTAAAAAACATAATGAAGATTTGTATTTACAAACTTTAAAATCTTTTGATACTTCTACGCTTGCAAATGTTGCTACAATAACTCCTGATCATATTTTAGAAGATATTTTAGAACATTTAAGCATTACTAAAATAGCTAAAATGGTAGAAGAATTAGAAAGTGATGATGCAACAGATTTAATTAAGCGTTTTGAAGAGCTAAATTCTGAAAAAACTCTAGCTATTTTAAATCGCTTAAGCTCAGAAGACAAAGAAGAAATTTTACGCTTAAAAAACTATGATGAAAATACTGCTGGTGCATATATGCAAACAGAAATTTTTACAGCATCAATTGATGAAAGCATAGAAAAAGCTATTAAAAGATATAGAATACTAAAACATTCAGGACAAGTAAATCAAATTTTTCAAATTTATATAATTGACGGAAATGGCAAATTATGTAATTCTATTAATTTAAGCGATCTTTTGCTTTGGGATTTTAAATTGAGTTTTGCAGATATTATTAAAAATAATAGCGAAAAATATAAAAGCTATTGTATTAAAGATTATGAAGATATACAAAAAGCTATTGATATAGTCGAAGATTATGATTTAAGCGTTCTAGCTGTTATAAATGACAATGGAGTGCTTTTAGGAAGAATCACATATGATGATATACATGATCTTATCCAAGAAAACGCAACTGAACAAATTTATAATCTTGCAGGGGTTGATGCAGATGTTGAAGAAGAGAGTGCATTTAAAGCAGCCAAAGCAAGAGCTTTTTGGTTAATGATTAATCTTACTACTTCATTAATTTCAGCAAATATTATCAGTCTTTTTTCAGGAGAGATAGAAAAACTTGTAGCTTTAGCAGTGCTTATGCCTATAGTAGCTTCTATGGGAGGAAATACAGGCTCACAAGCTCTAGCAGTTACAGTTAGAAAACTCTCACTTAATGAAGTCGAATTTAAAGATGCTAAAAAAGTTATACTAAGAGAAAGCGGAATTTCTTTATTAAATGGATTGATTTTTGCAATTATTATGAGCATTATAGCTTTTATATGGTTTAAAACAGCTCTTTTGGGACTTGTTATAGCTTTATCAATGTTAATCAATCTAGCTTTAGCAGGTTTTGTAGGCTCTTTTGTGCCTTTAACTTTAAAAAAATTTAAAATAGATCCCGCAGTAGGTTCTAGTGTGGTTATCACTGCAATTACTGATGGACTTGGATTTTTTAGCTTTTTACTTTTAGCTAAAATGATATTATTATAA
- the tpx gene encoding thiol peroxidase, which produces MSTIMYKEQKIELTGEEIKVGDMAPKITLRTKNLAPVEIAPIGKTQIILTFPSLDTQICSKQAKESNKRLATMKNIEVIIVSMDLPFAMDRFCATEGINNLIVASDFAFKEFGTSYGVLISNSIFAGLLARAAFVIKDGKIVYKQVVEELMGKIDFKDLELFMHKNYGYSLN; this is translated from the coding sequence ATGTCAACAATAATGTATAAAGAACAAAAAATAGAACTCACAGGAGAAGAAATAAAAGTTGGAGATATGGCACCAAAAATTACCTTAAGAACAAAAAATTTAGCTCCTGTAGAAATAGCACCTATTGGTAAAACACAAATTATCTTAACATTCCCTAGTTTAGATACTCAAATTTGCTCCAAACAAGCAAAAGAAAGCAATAAAAGATTAGCGACGATGAAAAATATTGAAGTAATTATAGTAAGCATGGATTTACCTTTTGCAATGGATCGTTTTTGTGCAACCGAAGGAATTAACAACTTAATCGTTGCAAGTGATTTTGCTTTTAAGGAGTTTGGCACTAGCTATGGGGTTTTAATATCCAATAGTATTTTTGCAGGTCTTTTAGCAAGAGCTGCATTTGTGATTAAAGATGGAAAAATTGTCTATAAGCAAGTGGTAGAAGAATTAATGGGAAAGATTGATTTTAAAGATTTAGAGCTTTTTATGCATAAAAATTATGGTTACTCTTTGAATTAA